From a single Apostichopus japonicus isolate 1M-3 chromosome 12, ASM3797524v1, whole genome shotgun sequence genomic region:
- the LOC139977036 gene encoding uncharacterized protein isoform X1 produces MAVPFSNTKLRVPRGFQNLLEGLAKEVLRNQPDNINAFAAIYFDNLLKIRAEQGIDPAEIGAKHEDRFYNNKAFSKAGNMGDVSDPQQQQAATTIQAAVRGQQVREEAKEDTAVEDAAKEDEAATRIQAAYRGYEARKRVNLLKDEDDDGKERTEAQAEEEEEIDIDLNDPEVEKAATKIQASFRGFQTRKTMKDKDKPSEDAEPPGEGDPQDQQISTEETTQPTESDKPSIEEKEEKEEEEEIDIDLTDPEVEKAAIKIQGGFKMIKAKKQVEEMKKSKEETNNAEEATDEKDTTEEKAEETTEVAAPAEEEEVDIDLDDPEVGKAAEKIQASFRGFQTRKKLKEDGGTSEEMNQQSMDNLEHSVSSKADISASRSSTREQGQFSHGAASDAEIHLAASRIQAGFKGMMVRKELQASLSSLADQSHSFVVNTSESLFVEVDDIPQLSNVTSKDSSLAIRDSEGETGSSRGTNSKKSSMVSAVLRAVFEKVEKIFEADNDQRLKEREEEKVCQDITSAPETAAVQSEEDVHVVPDECLKVESKDEEQINAEIGRGEVGNEEDPLPDNVDGVKTVGDAQNGEEVQSPAIDEHQKKAVGDIPQQDVGKDIDAVTSGSLNEVTVAAKAAICLAEEETESPVMLEDELADENSGKKSAIVEPEVIPEPDAKGEQTTDAAEQDFIQRGDNDTIICQKSDEEVSSCEIPKGLSSLTARESVLEHTTETVPQPDRADPPRSQTFENPDSGEACEGKENIIIHTPLEDDKQGNDQIVEEKMVNVTDASAGDEKKESSENLKDKVEEETDVTHENVPVIDPADQVKVEVGDVMTIDREVAIGQGEDGKLDEQETVKDNTVLFEGALQDVDEPIELAEDGAVEKDNHDVNKGGSNSSKDVSIIEQSGKTPVDAENVDGSCSNEQLTQEPEVVTEDGSERDVATQPPEAAEDETEILASASYMVEDDGNPKLKQSSVEDMDETGAGNEEGINHETETVDAGATASGVIEEDEYAGREKSLLGDAEAVGSISKVIEDDHAGLEKASEDIDERRDGTEEEEVKHDSETTVEVTVAATSEVNEDEHAGLEKSSEDTTEGKDGTEEEDVNHESETSVEVTVGATSGMIEKDDHTGQEQPLGEGKDKDEDERERVKSVTKASAEVSAVPTSGGIELGPSEGMDEGRHEIEEGIKPEEEATLEVAVGSTSEVIVEKDQVELEQSLVAGAEEGGDGVEEEVKSGPIASVEATSMSTSDIRGKDEHTELGQSLMEGINEGRARAEEEAKPEAEANVKEAVESAAEVMKEKEHAELEQSLAAVTDDGGDGVEVEMKEESEDLGKEIKEPSGEVSDLGLGQCRSDQIHEASESVAGLSGSSHQTVSEGPEKDEAGEASQDDTKYRDSSGKEAKQIINSNQGVDQVVKDSTPANGPPVPSLLVEEPSSDEDSYHQNTEGISSEKENVESKSTEDEPRETTTEGEPEKTAGDESAEVTGDDQQQKGESEEQGGGDSEEQKDEGAEEEAKGEVEPSEETKAEEEEEVDIDLTDPEVEQAALKIQAGFKGFKARKELKGKADAPPTEKEDSPEETPAAEPEAPPTEEEAAPSSEQDPPTEGDAPPPAEEKEPAAEEATPAGEAPPTEGDTPPANADAPPTEADAPPTEADAPPTETDAPPTEADAQPTETDAPTTEADAPPAEADAQPTETDALPTETDVPPTQTDVPPIEGEVPPTDADTKTVEDPPVESGEEKSADA; encoded by the exons ATGGCAGTTCCGTTTTCGAATACAAAGTTGAGAGTTCCTCGAGGTTTTCAGAATCTCCTGGAGGGATTGGCTAAGGAAGTACTGAGGAACCAGCCAGATAATATCAATGCATTTGCAGCAATATATTTTGATAATCTGTTGAAAATTCGAGCGG AACAAGGAATTGATCCGGCGGAAATAGGAGCTAAACATGAAGATAGATTCTATAACAACAAAGCTTTCTCTAAG GCAGGGAACATGGGTGATGTGAGCGACCCCCAACAGCAACAGGCAGCTACGACGATCCAAGCTGCGGTCAGAGGTCAACAGGTCAGAGAAGAGGCCAAAGAAGATACCGCAGTCGAAGATGCGGCCAAAGAGGATGAGGCAGCCACCAGAATCCAGGCAGCGTACAGAGGGTATGAGGCCAGGAAAAGAGTTAATTTATTGAA ggatgaagatgatgatggaaAGGAGAGAACAGAAGCCCAAGCtgaggaagaagaggaaatTGATATCGACCTCAATGACCCAGAAGTTGAAAAAGCAGCCACAAAGATACAGGCATCGTTTAGAGGCTTCCAAACAAGGAAGACGATGAAAGACAAAGAT AAACCATCAGAAGATGCTGAACCCCCTGGGGAGGGGGATCCACAAGATCAGCAAATTTCCACGGAAGAAACAACGCAGCCTACAGAAAGTGATAAACCTAGCAtagaggagaaggaggagaaggaggaggaagaggagattGACATAGACCTCACAGATCCAGAGGTAGAAAAGGCAGCCATTAAAATTCAGGGTGGATTTAAG ATGATAAAAGCCAAGAAACAGGTTGAGGAGATGAAGAAGAGCAAAGAAGAGACAAATAATGCAGAAGAAGCGACAGATGAGAAAGATACAACAGAAGAAAAAGCAGAG GAAACAACAGAGGTGGCTGCCCCTGCAGAGGAGGAAGAAGTTGACATAGATCTTGACGATCCAGAGGTCGGAAAAGCCGCTGAGAAGATTCAGGCCAGTTTTAGAGGATTCCAGACGAGAAAGAAGTTAAAAGAGGAC GGTGGAACATCTGAGGAAATGAACCAACAGAGCATGGATAACCTTGAGCATTCAGTATCCTCTAAAGCAGATATCTCTGCCTCTCGTAGTTCAACAAGAGAGCAAGGGCAATTCAGCCATGGAGCTGCCAGTGATGCAGAAATTCATCTCGCTGCATCTCGAATCCAAGCTGGGTTCAAGGGTATGATGGTTAGAAAAGAATTG CAGGCTTCGTTAAGCAGCCTTGCAGATCAATCTCATAGCTTTGTCGTCAATACCAGTGAAAGCTTGTTTGTAGAGGTGGATGACATCCCACAATTGAGTAATGTCACATCCAAGGACAGTAGTCTTGCCATTCGTGATAGCGAAGGAGAAACAGGCTCTAGTCGAGGAACAAACTCCAAGAAATCTTCCATGGTCTCAGCAGTCTTGAGGGCTGTGTTTGAAAAAGTTGAGAAGATATTTGAAGCAGATAATGATCAAAGgttaaaagaaagagaagaggAGAAAGTTTGCCAAGATATCACATCAGCTCCTGAAACAGCAGCAGTGCAGAGTGAAGAAGATGTTCATGTTGTTCCTGATGAATGTTTAAAAGTAGAGAGCAAGGATGAAGAGCAAATAAATGCAGAAataggaagaggagaggtagggaATGAGGAGGATCCACTTCCAGATAATGTTGATGGAGTGAAGACAGTTGGTGATGCTCAAAATGGTGAAGAAGTGCAATCTCCAGCCATTGATGAACACCAAAAGAAAGCTGTTGGTGATATTCCTCAACAGGATGTGGGAAAAGATATTGATGCAGTCACTTCAGGGTCTTTGAACGAGGTGACAGTTGCAGCCAAAGCTGCAATATGCCTTGCGGAAGAAGAAACAGAGTCTCCGGTGATGCTGGAAGATGAATTGGCAGACGAAAACAGTGGGAAGAAATCAGCTATAGTGGAGCCTGAAGTCATACCAGAACCTGATGCAAAAGGTGAACAAACAACTGATGCTGCTGAACAGGACTTCATTCAAAGGGGCGATAACGATACGATTATTTGCCAAAAGTCTGACGAGGAGGTCTCATCATGTGAGATACCCAAAGGTCTGTCCTCTCTTACGGCCAGAGAGTCAGTTCTTGAACATACAACTGAGACTGTCCCACAGCCTGATAGAGCAGATCCTCCACGCTCACAAACATTTGAAAACCCCGATTCTGGAGAAGCATGTGAAGGCAAAGAGAATATCATCATCCATACACCACTAGAAGATGACAAACAAGGTAATGACCAAATTGTGGAAGAGAAAATGGTCAATGTTACGGATGCATCAGCTGGTGATGAAAAAAAAGAGTCATCCGAGAACTTGAAGGATAAAGTGGAAGAAGAAACAGATGTGACACATGAGAATGTACCTGTCATTGATCCAGCAGACCAAGTAAAAGTGGAAGTGGGTGACGTAATGACAATTGATAGGGAGGTTGCAATTGGCCAAGGAGAAGATGGGAAGCTGGATGAGCAGGAGACTGTCAAAGACAATACAGTGTTATTTGAAGGCGCCTTGCAGGATGTGGATGAACCTATTGAACTAGCTGAAGATGGAGCAGTTGAGAAGGATAATCATGATGTCAATAAAGGAGGTAGCAACTCCAGCAAAGATGTTAGTATTATTGAACAGAGTGGGAAAACTCCTGTAGATGCAGAAAATGTTGATGGATCATGTAGTAATGAACAATTGAcacaagaacctgaagtagTAACTGAAGATGGCAGTGAAAGAGATGTGGCAACACAGCCACCTGAGGCAGCTGAGGATGAAACAGAAATATTGGCATCAGCTTCTTACATGGTCGAAGATGATGGAAACCCCAAGTTAAAACAGTCTTCAGTGGAAGATATGGATGAGACAGGTGCTGGAAATGAAGAAGGAATAAATCATGAAACTGAAACAGTGGATGCAGGAGCAACAGCCTCTGGAGTGATTGAAGAAGATGAATATGCTGGACGGGAGAAATCGCTTCTGGGAGATGCAGAAGCAGTGGGATCAATCTCCAAGGTGATTGAGGATGATCATGCTGGACTGGAGAAAGCATCTGAAGATATTGATGAGAGAAGAGATGgaacagaagaagaagaggtCAAACATGATTCTGAAACAACTGTTGAAGTAACTGTAGCAGCAACCTCTGAAGTGAATGAAGATGAACACGCTGGACTGGAGAAATCATCTGAAGATACGACCGAGGGAAAAGATGgaacagaagaagaagatgtaAACCATGAATCTGAAACAAGTGTTGAAGTAACTGTAGGAGCAACCTCTGGCATGATAGAAAAAGATGACCATACTGGACAGGAGCAGCCACTAGGGGAAGGTAAGGATAAGGATgaagatgagagagaaagggtgAAATCTGTAACAAAAGCAAGTGCTGAAGTATCTGCTGTACCAACCTCTGGAGGTATTGAATTGGGACCGTCAGAAGGAATGGATGAGGGAagacatgaaattgaagagGGGATCAAACCTGAAGAGGAAGCAACTCTTGAAGTGGCTGTGGGATCAACCTCTGAGGTGATAGTTGAAAAGGATCAGGTTGAGCTAGAGCAGTCATTAGTGGCAGGTGCTGAGGAGGGAGGAGACGGAGTTGAAGAAGAAGTGAAGTCTGGGCCCATAGCAAGTGTTGAAGCGACTTCGATGTCAACGTCTGATATTAGGGGGAAAGATGAACATACAGAACTGGGGCAGTCATTAATGGAAGGTATTAATGAGGGAAGAGCCCGTGCTGAAGAAGAGGCAAAACCTGAAGCTGAAGCAAATGTTAAAGAGGCTGTGGAGTCGGCCGCTGAAGTGATGAAAGAAAAGGAACATGCTGAATTGGAGCAGTCATTGGCAGCAGTGACTGATGACGGAGGAGATGGAGTTGAGGtagaaatgaaagaagaaagCGAAGACCTaggaaaagaaattaaagagCCTTCTGGTGAGGTTTCCGACCTTGGTTTAGGTCAGTGTCGTTCAGATCAGATACATGAAGCTAGCGAGAGTGTCGCTGGTCTTTCTGGTAGCAGTCATCAAACAGTGAGTGAAGGACCTGAGAAGGATGAAGCTGGTGAAGCTAGTCAAGATGATACCAAATATCGGGATTCTTCTGGTAAAGAGGCAAAACAGATCATCAACAGCAACCAAGGAGTGGACCAAGTTGTGAAAGACAGCACTCCTGCCAATGGTCCTCCTGTTCCTTCCCTATTGGTTGAGGAGCCAAGCAGCGATGAAGACAGCTACCATCAGAACACAGAAGGCATTAGTAGCGAG AAGGAAAATGTTGAATCCAAGTCGACAGAGGATGAACCGAGAGAGACCACCACGGAAGGAGAACCAGAAAAAACAGCCGGAGATGAATCAGCAGAGGTGACCGGTGATGATCAACAACAGAAGGGTGAATCCGAGGAGCAGGGAGGAGGCGACTCAGAGGAACAAAAGGATGAAGGGGCAGAGGAGGAGGCGAAAGGAGAGGTTGAGCCGTCGGAGGAGACGAAGgcagaagaagaggaagaggtGGACATTGATCTCACCGACCCGGAGGTAGAACAGGCTGCTCTGAAAATACAAGCAGGATTTAAAGGCTTCAAAGCAAGAAAGGAG TTGAAAGGAAAAGCAGATGCTCCTCCTACTGAGAAAGAAGATAGTCCCGAGGAGACTCCTGCTGCCGAACCTGAGGCTCCACCCACAGAGGAGGAGGCAGCACCGTCCAGTGAACAAGACCCTCCCACAGAGGGTGATGCTCCACCTCCTGCCGAGGAAAAGGAACCAGCTGCAGAAGAGGCCACTCCTGCAGGTGAAGCTCCACCCACTGAAGGAGATACCCCTCCTGCCAATGCAGATGCTCCACCCACTGAAGCAGATGCTCCACCCACTGAAGCAGATGCTCCACCCACTGAGACAGATGCTCCACCCACAGAGGCAGATGCTCAACCCACTGAAACAGATGCTCCGACCACTGAGGCAGATGCTCCACCCGCTGAAGCAGATGCTCAACCCACTGAAACAGATGCTCTGCCCACTGAAACAGATGTTCCGCCCACTCAAACAGATGTTCCGCCCATCGAAGGTGAGGTCCCTCCTACTGATGCAGACACGAAGACAGTGGAAGACCCTCCAGTGGAAAGCGGTGAGGAGAAATCAGCAGATGCATAA
- the LOC139977036 gene encoding uncharacterized protein isoform X2, producing MAVPFSNTKLRVPRGFQNLLEGLAKEVLRNQPDNINAFAAIYFDNLLKIRAEQGIDPAEIGAKHEDRFYNNKAFSKAGNMGDVSDPQQQQAATTIQAAVRGQQVREEAKEDTAVEDAAKEDEAATRIQAAYRGYEARKRVNLLKDEDDDGKERTEAQAEEEEEIDIDLNDPEVEKAATKIQASFRGFQTRKTMKDKDKPSEDAEPPGEGDPQDQQISTEETTQPTESDKPSIEEKEEKEEEEEIDIDLTDPEVEKAAIKIQGGFKMIKAKKQVEEMKKSKEETNNAEEATDEKDTTEEKAEETTEVAAPAEEEEVDIDLDDPEVGKAAEKIQASFRGFQTRKKLKEDGGTSEEMNQQSMDNLEHSVSSKADISASRSSTREQGQFSHGAASDAEIHLAASRIQAGFKGMMVRKELASLSSLADQSHSFVVNTSESLFVEVDDIPQLSNVTSKDSSLAIRDSEGETGSSRGTNSKKSSMVSAVLRAVFEKVEKIFEADNDQRLKEREEEKVCQDITSAPETAAVQSEEDVHVVPDECLKVESKDEEQINAEIGRGEVGNEEDPLPDNVDGVKTVGDAQNGEEVQSPAIDEHQKKAVGDIPQQDVGKDIDAVTSGSLNEVTVAAKAAICLAEEETESPVMLEDELADENSGKKSAIVEPEVIPEPDAKGEQTTDAAEQDFIQRGDNDTIICQKSDEEVSSCEIPKGLSSLTARESVLEHTTETVPQPDRADPPRSQTFENPDSGEACEGKENIIIHTPLEDDKQGNDQIVEEKMVNVTDASAGDEKKESSENLKDKVEEETDVTHENVPVIDPADQVKVEVGDVMTIDREVAIGQGEDGKLDEQETVKDNTVLFEGALQDVDEPIELAEDGAVEKDNHDVNKGGSNSSKDVSIIEQSGKTPVDAENVDGSCSNEQLTQEPEVVTEDGSERDVATQPPEAAEDETEILASASYMVEDDGNPKLKQSSVEDMDETGAGNEEGINHETETVDAGATASGVIEEDEYAGREKSLLGDAEAVGSISKVIEDDHAGLEKASEDIDERRDGTEEEEVKHDSETTVEVTVAATSEVNEDEHAGLEKSSEDTTEGKDGTEEEDVNHESETSVEVTVGATSGMIEKDDHTGQEQPLGEGKDKDEDERERVKSVTKASAEVSAVPTSGGIELGPSEGMDEGRHEIEEGIKPEEEATLEVAVGSTSEVIVEKDQVELEQSLVAGAEEGGDGVEEEVKSGPIASVEATSMSTSDIRGKDEHTELGQSLMEGINEGRARAEEEAKPEAEANVKEAVESAAEVMKEKEHAELEQSLAAVTDDGGDGVEVEMKEESEDLGKEIKEPSGEVSDLGLGQCRSDQIHEASESVAGLSGSSHQTVSEGPEKDEAGEASQDDTKYRDSSGKEAKQIINSNQGVDQVVKDSTPANGPPVPSLLVEEPSSDEDSYHQNTEGISSEKENVESKSTEDEPRETTTEGEPEKTAGDESAEVTGDDQQQKGESEEQGGGDSEEQKDEGAEEEAKGEVEPSEETKAEEEEEVDIDLTDPEVEQAALKIQAGFKGFKARKELKGKADAPPTEKEDSPEETPAAEPEAPPTEEEAAPSSEQDPPTEGDAPPPAEEKEPAAEEATPAGEAPPTEGDTPPANADAPPTEADAPPTEADAPPTETDAPPTEADAQPTETDAPTTEADAPPAEADAQPTETDALPTETDVPPTQTDVPPIEGEVPPTDADTKTVEDPPVESGEEKSADA from the exons ATGGCAGTTCCGTTTTCGAATACAAAGTTGAGAGTTCCTCGAGGTTTTCAGAATCTCCTGGAGGGATTGGCTAAGGAAGTACTGAGGAACCAGCCAGATAATATCAATGCATTTGCAGCAATATATTTTGATAATCTGTTGAAAATTCGAGCGG AACAAGGAATTGATCCGGCGGAAATAGGAGCTAAACATGAAGATAGATTCTATAACAACAAAGCTTTCTCTAAG GCAGGGAACATGGGTGATGTGAGCGACCCCCAACAGCAACAGGCAGCTACGACGATCCAAGCTGCGGTCAGAGGTCAACAGGTCAGAGAAGAGGCCAAAGAAGATACCGCAGTCGAAGATGCGGCCAAAGAGGATGAGGCAGCCACCAGAATCCAGGCAGCGTACAGAGGGTATGAGGCCAGGAAAAGAGTTAATTTATTGAA ggatgaagatgatgatggaaAGGAGAGAACAGAAGCCCAAGCtgaggaagaagaggaaatTGATATCGACCTCAATGACCCAGAAGTTGAAAAAGCAGCCACAAAGATACAGGCATCGTTTAGAGGCTTCCAAACAAGGAAGACGATGAAAGACAAAGAT AAACCATCAGAAGATGCTGAACCCCCTGGGGAGGGGGATCCACAAGATCAGCAAATTTCCACGGAAGAAACAACGCAGCCTACAGAAAGTGATAAACCTAGCAtagaggagaaggaggagaaggaggaggaagaggagattGACATAGACCTCACAGATCCAGAGGTAGAAAAGGCAGCCATTAAAATTCAGGGTGGATTTAAG ATGATAAAAGCCAAGAAACAGGTTGAGGAGATGAAGAAGAGCAAAGAAGAGACAAATAATGCAGAAGAAGCGACAGATGAGAAAGATACAACAGAAGAAAAAGCAGAG GAAACAACAGAGGTGGCTGCCCCTGCAGAGGAGGAAGAAGTTGACATAGATCTTGACGATCCAGAGGTCGGAAAAGCCGCTGAGAAGATTCAGGCCAGTTTTAGAGGATTCCAGACGAGAAAGAAGTTAAAAGAGGAC GGTGGAACATCTGAGGAAATGAACCAACAGAGCATGGATAACCTTGAGCATTCAGTATCCTCTAAAGCAGATATCTCTGCCTCTCGTAGTTCAACAAGAGAGCAAGGGCAATTCAGCCATGGAGCTGCCAGTGATGCAGAAATTCATCTCGCTGCATCTCGAATCCAAGCTGGGTTCAAGGGTATGATGGTTAGAAAAGAATTG GCTTCGTTAAGCAGCCTTGCAGATCAATCTCATAGCTTTGTCGTCAATACCAGTGAAAGCTTGTTTGTAGAGGTGGATGACATCCCACAATTGAGTAATGTCACATCCAAGGACAGTAGTCTTGCCATTCGTGATAGCGAAGGAGAAACAGGCTCTAGTCGAGGAACAAACTCCAAGAAATCTTCCATGGTCTCAGCAGTCTTGAGGGCTGTGTTTGAAAAAGTTGAGAAGATATTTGAAGCAGATAATGATCAAAGgttaaaagaaagagaagaggAGAAAGTTTGCCAAGATATCACATCAGCTCCTGAAACAGCAGCAGTGCAGAGTGAAGAAGATGTTCATGTTGTTCCTGATGAATGTTTAAAAGTAGAGAGCAAGGATGAAGAGCAAATAAATGCAGAAataggaagaggagaggtagggaATGAGGAGGATCCACTTCCAGATAATGTTGATGGAGTGAAGACAGTTGGTGATGCTCAAAATGGTGAAGAAGTGCAATCTCCAGCCATTGATGAACACCAAAAGAAAGCTGTTGGTGATATTCCTCAACAGGATGTGGGAAAAGATATTGATGCAGTCACTTCAGGGTCTTTGAACGAGGTGACAGTTGCAGCCAAAGCTGCAATATGCCTTGCGGAAGAAGAAACAGAGTCTCCGGTGATGCTGGAAGATGAATTGGCAGACGAAAACAGTGGGAAGAAATCAGCTATAGTGGAGCCTGAAGTCATACCAGAACCTGATGCAAAAGGTGAACAAACAACTGATGCTGCTGAACAGGACTTCATTCAAAGGGGCGATAACGATACGATTATTTGCCAAAAGTCTGACGAGGAGGTCTCATCATGTGAGATACCCAAAGGTCTGTCCTCTCTTACGGCCAGAGAGTCAGTTCTTGAACATACAACTGAGACTGTCCCACAGCCTGATAGAGCAGATCCTCCACGCTCACAAACATTTGAAAACCCCGATTCTGGAGAAGCATGTGAAGGCAAAGAGAATATCATCATCCATACACCACTAGAAGATGACAAACAAGGTAATGACCAAATTGTGGAAGAGAAAATGGTCAATGTTACGGATGCATCAGCTGGTGATGAAAAAAAAGAGTCATCCGAGAACTTGAAGGATAAAGTGGAAGAAGAAACAGATGTGACACATGAGAATGTACCTGTCATTGATCCAGCAGACCAAGTAAAAGTGGAAGTGGGTGACGTAATGACAATTGATAGGGAGGTTGCAATTGGCCAAGGAGAAGATGGGAAGCTGGATGAGCAGGAGACTGTCAAAGACAATACAGTGTTATTTGAAGGCGCCTTGCAGGATGTGGATGAACCTATTGAACTAGCTGAAGATGGAGCAGTTGAGAAGGATAATCATGATGTCAATAAAGGAGGTAGCAACTCCAGCAAAGATGTTAGTATTATTGAACAGAGTGGGAAAACTCCTGTAGATGCAGAAAATGTTGATGGATCATGTAGTAATGAACAATTGAcacaagaacctgaagtagTAACTGAAGATGGCAGTGAAAGAGATGTGGCAACACAGCCACCTGAGGCAGCTGAGGATGAAACAGAAATATTGGCATCAGCTTCTTACATGGTCGAAGATGATGGAAACCCCAAGTTAAAACAGTCTTCAGTGGAAGATATGGATGAGACAGGTGCTGGAAATGAAGAAGGAATAAATCATGAAACTGAAACAGTGGATGCAGGAGCAACAGCCTCTGGAGTGATTGAAGAAGATGAATATGCTGGACGGGAGAAATCGCTTCTGGGAGATGCAGAAGCAGTGGGATCAATCTCCAAGGTGATTGAGGATGATCATGCTGGACTGGAGAAAGCATCTGAAGATATTGATGAGAGAAGAGATGgaacagaagaagaagaggtCAAACATGATTCTGAAACAACTGTTGAAGTAACTGTAGCAGCAACCTCTGAAGTGAATGAAGATGAACACGCTGGACTGGAGAAATCATCTGAAGATACGACCGAGGGAAAAGATGgaacagaagaagaagatgtaAACCATGAATCTGAAACAAGTGTTGAAGTAACTGTAGGAGCAACCTCTGGCATGATAGAAAAAGATGACCATACTGGACAGGAGCAGCCACTAGGGGAAGGTAAGGATAAGGATgaagatgagagagaaagggtgAAATCTGTAACAAAAGCAAGTGCTGAAGTATCTGCTGTACCAACCTCTGGAGGTATTGAATTGGGACCGTCAGAAGGAATGGATGAGGGAagacatgaaattgaagagGGGATCAAACCTGAAGAGGAAGCAACTCTTGAAGTGGCTGTGGGATCAACCTCTGAGGTGATAGTTGAAAAGGATCAGGTTGAGCTAGAGCAGTCATTAGTGGCAGGTGCTGAGGAGGGAGGAGACGGAGTTGAAGAAGAAGTGAAGTCTGGGCCCATAGCAAGTGTTGAAGCGACTTCGATGTCAACGTCTGATATTAGGGGGAAAGATGAACATACAGAACTGGGGCAGTCATTAATGGAAGGTATTAATGAGGGAAGAGCCCGTGCTGAAGAAGAGGCAAAACCTGAAGCTGAAGCAAATGTTAAAGAGGCTGTGGAGTCGGCCGCTGAAGTGATGAAAGAAAAGGAACATGCTGAATTGGAGCAGTCATTGGCAGCAGTGACTGATGACGGAGGAGATGGAGTTGAGGtagaaatgaaagaagaaagCGAAGACCTaggaaaagaaattaaagagCCTTCTGGTGAGGTTTCCGACCTTGGTTTAGGTCAGTGTCGTTCAGATCAGATACATGAAGCTAGCGAGAGTGTCGCTGGTCTTTCTGGTAGCAGTCATCAAACAGTGAGTGAAGGACCTGAGAAGGATGAAGCTGGTGAAGCTAGTCAAGATGATACCAAATATCGGGATTCTTCTGGTAAAGAGGCAAAACAGATCATCAACAGCAACCAAGGAGTGGACCAAGTTGTGAAAGACAGCACTCCTGCCAATGGTCCTCCTGTTCCTTCCCTATTGGTTGAGGAGCCAAGCAGCGATGAAGACAGCTACCATCAGAACACAGAAGGCATTAGTAGCGAG AAGGAAAATGTTGAATCCAAGTCGACAGAGGATGAACCGAGAGAGACCACCACGGAAGGAGAACCAGAAAAAACAGCCGGAGATGAATCAGCAGAGGTGACCGGTGATGATCAACAACAGAAGGGTGAATCCGAGGAGCAGGGAGGAGGCGACTCAGAGGAACAAAAGGATGAAGGGGCAGAGGAGGAGGCGAAAGGAGAGGTTGAGCCGTCGGAGGAGACGAAGgcagaagaagaggaagaggtGGACATTGATCTCACCGACCCGGAGGTAGAACAGGCTGCTCTGAAAATACAAGCAGGATTTAAAGGCTTCAAAGCAAGAAAGGAG TTGAAAGGAAAAGCAGATGCTCCTCCTACTGAGAAAGAAGATAGTCCCGAGGAGACTCCTGCTGCCGAACCTGAGGCTCCACCCACAGAGGAGGAGGCAGCACCGTCCAGTGAACAAGACCCTCCCACAGAGGGTGATGCTCCACCTCCTGCCGAGGAAAAGGAACCAGCTGCAGAAGAGGCCACTCCTGCAGGTGAAGCTCCACCCACTGAAGGAGATACCCCTCCTGCCAATGCAGATGCTCCACCCACTGAAGCAGATGCTCCACCCACTGAAGCAGATGCTCCACCCACTGAGACAGATGCTCCACCCACAGAGGCAGATGCTCAACCCACTGAAACAGATGCTCCGACCACTGAGGCAGATGCTCCACCCGCTGAAGCAGATGCTCAACCCACTGAAACAGATGCTCTGCCCACTGAAACAGATGTTCCGCCCACTCAAACAGATGTTCCGCCCATCGAAGGTGAGGTCCCTCCTACTGATGCAGACACGAAGACAGTGGAAGACCCTCCAGTGGAAAGCGGTGAGGAGAAATCAGCAGATGCATAA